The sequence below is a genomic window from Chaetodon auriga isolate fChaAug3 chromosome 8, fChaAug3.hap1, whole genome shotgun sequence.
ggacaaaaatctgtttacacagtcacattgtggggactcaccttacttgtggggacaaaatgcaggtccccttaatgtaaatcattaaattttagggtgcAGACTGAGGACAGGGTCACGGTTAGCTAAGGTTAGGGTAGGTACAGGGTTAGGAACAGGCAGGTAGTGCTTAGGGTTAAGGTAAGgctccagaaaatgaatgtaagtctgtgtaatgtccccacaagtgaggaaaacacaacgtgtgtgtctgtgtgtgtgagtgtgtgagtgttgtgcAACCCAAACACTCAGAGTTGCAGACACATGGAAAGTGATGACTCAGCATTCCTTCAGTCTGTTTCCTGCAGCAACATGAAAACTTTGGCATCGTGAAACAGTGAACGCCAGACAGGAAGCGCTGCAGCCACTGccactgctgtctctgtgacagccattcatctgttcatccgttcatctgttcatccattcatctgttcatccgTTCAgctgttcatccattcatccgtTCATCCGTTCAgctgttcatccattcatctgttcatccattcatctgttcatccgttcatccattcatctgttcatccgTTCAgctgttcatccattcatctgttcatctgttcatccGTTCAgctgttcatccattcatccgtTCAgctgttcatccattcatctgttcatccgttcatctgttcatccattcatctgttcatcctTTCATCTGTCCTTCCATTCAGCCGTTCATCCATTCAGCTGTTCATCcgttcatctgttcatccattcagcctttcatctgttcatccattcatctgtccatTCTTTCAGCCATTCATCTGTTCAgctgttcatccattcatctgttcatccgCTCATCTGTCCATCTATTCAGCTGTTCATCCGTTCATCCAATCAGCCGTTCATCCGTTCATTTGTTCAtccgttcatccattcatctgtccatccattcagccattcatctgttcatctgctcatctgtccatccattcagccattcatctgttcatccgttcatctgtccatcctttcagccattcatctgttcatctgtccatcctttcagcattcatctgttcatccgttcatctgtccatcctttcagccattcatctgttcatccattcatccgtTCAGCTGTTCAgccattcatctgttcatccgttcatctgttcatccattcatctgttcatcctTTCATCTGTCCTTCCATTCAGCcgttcatctgttcatccattcatctgttcatccgTTCAgctgttcatccattcatccgtTCAgctgttcatccattcatctgttcatccgttcatctgttcatccattcatctgttcatcctTTCATCTGTCCTTCCATTCAGCCGTTCATCCATTCAGCTGTTCATCcgttcatctgttcatccattcagcctttcatctgttcatccattcatctgtccatTCTTTCAGCCATTCATCTGTTCAgctgttcatccattcatctgttcatccgCTCATCTGTCCATCCTTTCAGCCATTCATCGGTTCATCCgttcatctgtccatccattcaGCCGTTCATCTGTTCATCCGTTCATCCAATCATCTGTCCATCCTTTCAgccattcatctgttcatctgtccatccattcagccattcatctgttcatccgTTCATCTGTTCATCCTTTCAGCcgttcatctgttcatctgttcatccGTTCATCATAGACCAGATTCCATTCACTGCCTCACAGTTTACGTGACACACATGAATCAGAggtgctgctgcacagctccgcctctgtcctcacctgtcctccacctgGACAGTCTGCGTGTCTCCCGCTGAGCCGTCCAGACGTGCAGCGTCCGCTGTGTCACAGAGGGCCGTCTgatcctgacctttgacctccaggaGGACGTCCGGTCCCGCGTGGATCTCTGCTTCCGTCTCGACGTCCCTCACGTGTGTTCGTCTGACAGCGAACGTGTAAAAAGGAGCGAAAACGCTCAGAGGTTTGGTGGAGGCTGACGgagcaaacagctgatctgCTCACCGCTGCGCCGACTGTGTGACGACTTTTCAACGTTTCAGCGTTTCCACGTGACAAAGAATTCATTCCGAATTTATTTCGATTGAAACGGCCTCAAACTAAAGCTCAGCGTGTGCtcgaggagggaaggaggaagatgatgagcAAAGTGTCTGTGAAGGCCTTGAAGTGAACTCCTGTGTGGGTGAAGTCTGTCAGTGTGGATTCAGATTCCTGCTGCGTTCAAGTGTTCGCTGCATCTTCAGCTGATCCAACAGGCGTTTTCAAgagttcactgagctgaagaagaggacaagaactcttcatccttcagctcaAGCACTCAGCTCCATCACAGAGGGAGTGTGAGTGAAGCAGCTGACTCAGGACGTCTCTGTCTCCAGGACGCCGAAGGGTTAATGCTGAGCGTTTCCTTTCGCTCTCATTAGTCACTGAATCACGGTGATGAAACGTGGAGTTAAACAGAAATCtgaaggatgaggatgatgatgatgatgatgatgatgatgatgatgatttctgTGACTGTTGATGAAGCATGCAGAAATGGATTCATGTTAAGAGACGTTCTGCTCGGctcatctttctgtctctggagACAGACGTCATGTCTTCATGTCCGTCTTTTTAAAGAGACCAACTCATGAGACGGACGCTGCCACGGCCGCCAAACACGTGACAGACCGCGTGAGGGACGCACGCATACACGACGCCATACTGCATGCATACACAGGTGTactgtgtacatgtacacacacacgtgtactgatgtgtgtacatgtgtcctgtgtgatgatgtcactgattgTTTCCCTAAAGTCTGACACGTGCTTCGATGACAGCGCCCTCTTCAGGAGGAAGCTCCTGTGTTTGCTCGGTGGTCCTGAGATCGCTGAGTCAGCCGGTGATGAAACGAGGGTTAAACAGAATCTGAACGATGGCGTGTGATGATGAAAGTCTGAGTTCCTGCCTGAGTGTCATGTGATGAAACATGGAGAATTTGATAAAGTTGGAAAAACCCACCTCTAACTGACTCTGAGTCAGCGCTGAGCGTCTCCGGGCGCTCCGGGAAACTGGATCTGCAGAAAAACTGATGTCAAACCTTCTGAGAATCGGCCGGCCTGTTTCCTCAGAAGGTTTGATTCATGATGGATGGAGGATAAATATCTGCAGCGTGAAGGCTGCACATCACAGCCtcagcaggacagaggagagtCTCATCAGGACCAGAGTCCACGCTGAAGTCCTCGCCATGAAAGGTGACTttgagcttcttcttcttcttcttcttcttctgtggctgCAGGACGAAGCATCAGCTGATCTGCCTCGTGTCTCCTTATTTTGACGCTTCATGTCTTTTAGGCTGATTCTTCCGTTTTCACGCTCGGCATCTTTCAATCTGAATCTTTCTCCGCTCTCAGAGTGaggaagtgtttgtttgtggcgGTGAGCAGAGGGCGTTGGGAAAGCtttcacatttaaatgacagaaagaagtCAGATTTGACTCCACGTTTCCTTTCCTTACTTTCGCCTTCTTTGTGAATCTGCAGCTTCCTCTCATTCTGTCACGTTTACTCAGCAGTGtggtgacatcacacaggtcACACAGCCACCTGTggacagctgacaggaaacatgCTAACAGATTAGCTCACGAGCTGAAGCGCCGGCTTGGCTCCTGCCGTCGGTCATGTGACTCTCACCTTCCAGGTTGTGGCGTTCGATCGAGGGTCTGTGTTTTGATTTCTGTTAATTAAAATCaaaccctctcctcctcttgttgcagtgcattgtgggtacCTGTTCTACCTGTTTGTGGGGTTGTGCGCAGAGCTGGCAGCAGGTAGGGTGTTACCAACAGACAGAACTGACACAACAGACACTGACATGCAGAGCATCATCGAGGACCTGCAGGCGGCGCTGAAGATCTACGGCAACGTCCTCAATGAGACGGTGAGACAGAACCCTGCACACCAAACTCCACTCACAGAATACCGTTTTTTACTGCGCTCTCAGTTTACCTAAGCGCCTCCATGTTGGAGGacactttgtttttggtcaAGCTGTTATTTTTCAGATTAAACGCAGAAGGCTCATTGTGGCAAAGACATCACATGACACAAAAAAGACCAGTAAAACATCTCCGAGAGCGATCCCTGAAGTCTAAACCGGATCGCCATCACTTTTTGCGTGTTTTAAAGCTCGCTTGTGTCGTTCCTTTTCTCTGTACAGAGCTACCTGAGGGATGTGCCAGTCCTGCCCTGCACAGAGACTCCTGCTGACCTGGAAGAGGTGCACCACACACTGCACATTTGCACCCCCTCACCTTTCAGTGCCCCCTACAGGCTGCACTGTTCATTACACTGTAATAAAGCTGTAGATGTAGTTGTAGTCTGAAGATATGAGACACGGTGTCAGATGGAAAAAGACCCTCAGCCACGCGTAGGACGCGGCATTACAGGCACTTATGTggattaataaaaataaaaaaaactttaaggAATATGGGCtagaacacaaacatgtcagcacTCCCACCTGCGACCTGTGCTCGGTGGCTCAGCGGGTttaattgtgtctttttttaatgtggttTGGTGCAGAGTTCCACGGTGGTCCGCCAACTCTCCGAGTATCAGGTGTGTGCGCAGAAGCTCCAGTCGTTCTCCCCTGATGTCAGTGCTTTGTGTCGAGTCGTCATGCTGAACAAAGACCTGCTGCAACACCTGGTGAGTctctgtgctctgattggccaaTTGGAACAGAGTCACCTGGATGTCAAGGTTCAGGGATTTTACTCccaaacaagaaagaaagaacaaaaaaataaaacagacaggcagagaaaaaaagaatgaaagaatgaaagaaagagaacaaagagaaaaaacaaacaaaggggTAGGGCTGAAGGAAGGAAGTCAAAAAGGGGGAAGGAAagactgagggagaggaaggaagacaaacaaatggaaaaagaaatgacgaaggaaagaaagaaggagggaaggtAGAAAGGATGACAAACAGGGACAAagtgaaaagaaaggagaagaaacaaTGGATAGAGGGAGGGAAATAAACAGGAGCAAGacaacagagggaaatagatgaaagagaggaaggaagggaggagggaatAGAGAGGTGatagaaagtgaaagaaaggaTGACAGAAGGAAGCAaagcaaagacaagaaaagctaaacagaaaagaaggaaaaaggaggaaaagagaggaaggaagttaaaatgaaaagatggaatcaaacaggaaaatgagccaatgatggaaaaagaaagagggataaaagaaaaagaggcaaGAGTTTAAAGTGAAAGACGGAGAAGAAAGAGACGGATGTTTGTCCTCTTGTGACACATTTACATCCTCTGATTGGACGGTTTCTCTCTGAGGaaacagttcagcattttggacaaaatgatcagacaggaagtgacttcATGAGTGAATTATTGAtaacaatctgtgtgtgtgtgtgtgtgtgtgtgtgtgtgtgtgtgtgtgtgtgtgtgtgtgtgtgtgtgtgtgtgtgtttgtttcagaagGGGTCGTACCAGGACTCTGCGGggtgtccctcctcctcctcctcctcctcctcctcttcacctccatcaGACTTTGACACCATTCGTAAATCCATCCAGTGTGTTCACTGCTGgagccagcaggtggcagcactgagcagataacacgcacacgcacacacatggaCTGAGCCGCACTTACCTGCAGCTGATGTCAGCTCAGGTGATTCTCAGGGTCttagtgtttgtgttgctgttagcatgttagtgTCAGTTTAGCTTCCTTCAGCTGAAGGTTTCTGAAATGTCTCAAGGGAAACGAGACGTTTGGTCTCCCGCTGACGAGATGACATATTTCATCTCGAGCTGACACTTTGGGACTTTAGGGAGCCGAGCGTCCTCACGGCTCCTGACTGTCGACGCTGGACGTTCAGGTGTGTTCAAACACGTTCCTTTTGGCTCTTTTTGATTTTAAATAAATTCAGTTCTCATAAAGACGAAAAGTTCGTACTGAAAGAcgtgtttttatattttaatggAGCCACACATAAAGTCACgatgttttatatttgtatgATATCTGACACGTTCACCAAAGTTTCTCTCTGGctctttttctatttatttagatttgatctattttattgtattattatgttgttgtttctgatgtttatTTATGATGTCATTTTCTCCGCTGATGCAGATTTTTAATACAAACCATTTTTACTcaatgtttttaacatttttgtcttttgaatAAAAAGTGGTGAAAGAAAAAGGTGTGTGAGCCGCGTCATTGAGTCACACAGGTGAAGGGCCGGTTTGGCCCTGGGCTTCGTCTGTCAGGCACAACCTGCACCTGAGTGACTGCTGAGGCTGAGGGTGCTGCTCAGTTCGGTTACATTAACGTGCATTTTGTGAACAGGTACCTccaagtgaaacagacagaggacagcCTTCACGCAGCAGAACTCCGCCCGTTTTCACGCTAACGCTAACAGCCCCTCGTTGCTCGCTGCTGATAGACTGCACAAAAAGCACCAAGAAAAAACAACGTTGATCTTTTTTCATCATTGAAAGCGAACGAGCGTCCACAGTTTGTACGtcagatgcttttattttgaaatggatCAGATTTATACTTCTGTTCTCGACTCGAAGCAGCAGCATCACGTCGATCTGACACTCAGTATCTCGTCCACGCTGTCCAGAGGGGACGACCGTCTCCGTCCTGAGACGTTGTGTTATCTGTGCTGTTCTGATGTGTGTCTGAACGTCCCGACCTGCTGGTCTCTGATGGGCGACCTGATGGGACGTTGGTTCCACGGGCTGTTTCCGGCCGTGGTCCACATGACCCTTTAGAACCTGGTTTTGTTTGAAGCCGACGAGCTCCAGGCCGACTAATTGGGGTTCTGGTAGTCATGGTGATAAACCAGGTGGGTGGGGTCTCCGCGATTCTGTTAGTCATGGTAATGACCGGGGTCCATGTAACCGTCATCAGGATCTACGTAGCCGCGGTTCTGCTCTCCATCGTCGGGGTCGTCGTCAGGGGCGTGGTCCAGGTGGCCGTGGTCAGAGTCAGCCACAGAAGTGGCTCTTTTCAAAGCTGCTTGTCTGCCGAAGGCGCGGTACAGGTACACCGAGACGACAAACTGAATCACCTGCAGAGACGAGTCAGGTGGAGAGGTCAGAACAGCAGCGCCCTGAAGGTGTCGAGGTGAACAAATGAAACGCTCCTATGAGCCATTTAGGGTTTTCAGCAGAGACCATCGCTGAGTCCTGCTGGTGTCCCCCAGAGGCTGCCGAGCTCATCACAGCTCATACTTTAACGGCACAGGTTTTATTACCTGGATTAAGATGAGACCCACGTCCATGGCAACGATCGTCAGAGCGTTTTCCTGCAGCCAATCACTGAGCTTCTCTTTACATCCCTGCAACAAACACGTTAACCTGATCAACAGAAGAGCAAACGAAGCGACACGTCCATAACGCTTCACAGACACAACAACCaccacaacaaaaaccacacaacaaccacaacaaccacaacaaccacaaccacaacaaaaaccacacaacaacaacaaccacaacaaaaaccacacaacaacaacaacaacaacaaaaaccacacaacaaccacaacaacaacaaaaaccacacaacaacaacaaccacaacaaaaaccacacaacaaccacaacaaaaaccacacaacaacaacaacaacaaccacaacaacaacaaaaaccacacaacaacaaccacaacaaaaaccacacaacaacaaccacaactacaacaacaacaacaacaaaaaccacacaacaaccacaacaacaccaaaaaccacaccacaacaacaacaacaacaacaaaaaccacacaacaacaaccacaacaaaaaccacacaacaacaacaacaaccacaacaacaacaaaaaccacacaacaacaaccacaaccacaacaaaaaccacacaacaacaaccacaacaaaaaccacacaacaacaacaaccacaacaaaaaccacacaacaacaacaaccacaacaaaaaccacacaacaaccacaaccacaacaaaaaccacacaacaacaaccacaccAAAAAccacaccacaacaacaacaacaacaacaacaacaaccacaacaaaaaccacacaacaacaaaaaaaaccacacaacaacaacaaccacaacgACCACAACAACAagagacacaacaacaacaacaacaatgaccacaacaaccacaacaagagacacacaacaacaaccacaacaaaaaccacacaacaacagacacaacaacaacaaaaaccacacaacaacaacaacaaacagcacaacaacaacaacaacaacaacatagaATAGTgttgtcacaaacacactgaacacaaaaacaacatatttaacaTAAAGGACATTCAAAAATGAGAATATAAACATCACACAGCGTGACGTAAACATATTAACAAACATGAGatgaagtaaataaaaacaatatgaaaaataaacagaagctGCAGAAGCTCAATACACtgatgtactctgtgtgtgtgtgtgtgtgtgtgtgtgtgtgtctgtgtctgtctgtgtgtgtgtgtgtgtgtgtgtgtgtgtgtgtgtgtgtgtgtctctgtgtgtgtctgtgtgtgtgtgtgtgtgtgtgtgtgtgtgtgtggtctgtgtgtgtgtggtctgtgtgtgtgtttgtgtgtggtctgtgtgtgtgtgtgtgtgtgtgtgtgtgtgtgtgtgtgtgtgtctctgtgtgtgtgtgtgtgtgtgtgtgtgtgtgtttgtgtctgtgtgtgtgtgtgtgtgtgtgtgtctctgtgtgtgtctgtgtgtgtctgtgtgtgtgtgtgtgtctgtgtgtgtgtgtgtgtgctctgtgtgtgtgtgtgtgtgtgtgtgtgtctgtgtgtgtgtgtgtgtgtgtgtgtgtgtgtgtgtgtgtgtgtgtgtgtgtgtggtgtgtgtgtgctctgtgtgtgtgtgtgtgtgtgtgtgtctctgtgtgtgtctgtgtgtgtgtgtgtgtgtctgtgtgtgtgtgtgtgtgtgtctgtgtgtgtctgtgtgtgtgtgtctctgtgtgtctctgtgtgtgagagtgtgtgtgtgtgtgtgtgtgtgtgtgtgtctgtgtgtgtgtgtgtgtgtgtgtgtgtgtgtgtgtctgtgtctgtgtctctgtgtgtgtgtgtgtgtgtgtgtgtgtgtctgtgtgtgtctgtgtgtgtgtctgtgtgtgtgtctgtgtgtgtgtgtctgtgtgtgtctgtgtgtgtgtgtctctgtgtgtctctgtgtgtgagagtgtgtgtgtgtgtgtgagagtgtgtgtgtgtgtgtgtgtgtgtgtgtgtgtgtgtgtgctctgcagcaCCTCCTCATATGAGTCATTTCCTCGTCCATACTGCAGGACGGTGACGTCCAGCTGCTCGGAGCACCAGGACGAGTTGACGATAGGACGATACGTCCTGAAACAGGAACAAGGAAGTACATCTGGAACGGTCAGGTTCAGACTCTGGATGTACATGTTCTCCCGCCAATCAGTGGGGCCCGTCCTGCCACAGCACCGCCCCTGCCCACAGCAGACCAATCAGTTTGTTATTTCAGCCGTCATTGAAGAAGggatcaaacaggaagtgtaatGATGTGGAATGGAAGCAGCGGCCTGATTGGACAGAAGACAGACTCACAGAGTTCTGCAGGCcgtccatcagtctgtcctgaCTGTCTGCTCCGTAGTGACGGATGATCTGATCCACCGTTCGATCCAGACTCTGCTCGATCTGATGAGCACAAACATCACGtcatcacacagagacacaaaaccagACTGGAGGACACGGTGGACACGGTGGACACACCGTCCACACTGCACGTCCCGGGTTGGACTCCAGCGGTGGTTTCACGTCGTCTCCACTGTCAACCGTCAGGACCAAAATGAAACTTTCAGATGTGAAGACGTGTTTTCAGCCTGTCGTGACGTCTGATCTGTGACGCCGTAACACACGTTcacgatgaagatgatgatgatgatgacgatgacgatgacgatgaaga
It includes:
- the LOC143324099 gene encoding CD82 antigen; the encoded protein is MKVEVTIQLLRFCSHVFNSVFLLLGLSVAGCAVWILFSSGSFLTVLSSDPGSVELHTVGVGLLAIGGVVVLVSVLGCVAADGGKRFLLLVYLSFLIVLVLGQLFVTLLLVMSRDKIEQSLDRTVDQIIRHYGADSQDRLMDGLQNSGRCCGRTGPTDWRENMYIQSLNLTVPDVLPCSCFRTYRPIVNSSWCSEQLDVTVLQYGRGNDSYEEGCKEKLSDWLQENALTIVAMDVGLILIQVIQFVVSVYLYRAFGRQAALKRATSVADSDHGHLDHAPDDDPDDGEQNRGYVDPDDGYMDPGHYHD